One window from the genome of Halomicrobium zhouii encodes:
- a CDS encoding 2-oxoacid:ferredoxin oxidoreductase subunit beta yields MSAFSAIGNERETERDEFTPGIEPQATWCPGCGDFGVLKALKQAMPEVGKNPDEVALFTGIGCSGKLNSYFNSYGFHTIHGRELPVARAAKLANPELTVIAAGGDGDNYGIGGNHFMHTARENHDMVSIVFNNEIFGLTKGQTSPTSPKGHKSKTQPSGSAKSPIRPLSLSLTSGATYVARTAAVNPNQAKEIIAEAIEHDGFAHIDFLTQCPTWNKDAKQYVPYTDVQQSDEYDFDVSNREEAAEMMFETESKLYEGEVLTGRYYVEDERPSYGEEKQALGEAPEEPLAERYFDEDYQWERAADELLEHHK; encoded by the coding sequence ATGAGTGCATTCTCAGCAATCGGCAACGAACGAGAGACCGAACGAGACGAGTTCACGCCCGGCATCGAACCGCAGGCGACGTGGTGTCCCGGCTGTGGCGACTTCGGCGTCCTGAAGGCGCTGAAACAGGCCATGCCCGAGGTCGGGAAGAACCCCGACGAAGTGGCGCTGTTCACCGGCATCGGCTGTTCGGGCAAGCTCAACAGCTACTTCAACAGCTACGGCTTCCACACCATCCACGGCCGTGAGCTCCCGGTCGCCCGCGCAGCGAAGCTGGCCAACCCCGAGCTGACCGTCATCGCGGCAGGCGGAGACGGCGACAACTACGGCATCGGTGGCAACCACTTCATGCACACGGCCCGGGAGAACCACGACATGGTCTCCATCGTCTTCAACAACGAGATCTTCGGGCTGACGAAGGGCCAGACGTCCCCGACGTCGCCGAAGGGTCACAAGTCCAAGACCCAGCCCTCGGGCAGCGCCAAGTCGCCGATCCGGCCGCTGTCGCTGTCCCTGACCTCCGGCGCGACGTACGTCGCCCGGACGGCAGCGGTCAACCCGAACCAGGCCAAGGAGATCATCGCGGAGGCCATCGAGCACGACGGCTTCGCGCACATCGACTTCCTGACCCAGTGTCCGACCTGGAACAAGGACGCCAAGCAGTACGTCCCCTACACCGACGTCCAGCAGTCCGACGAGTACGACTTCGACGTCTCGAACCGCGAGGAAGCGGCGGAGATGATGTTCGAGACCGAGTCCAAGCTCTACGAGGGCGAGGTGCTGACCGGACGCTACTACGTCGAGGACGAACGGCCGTCCTACGGCGAGGAGAAGCAGGCCCTCGGCGAGGCGCCCGAAGAGCCGCTGGCCGAACGCTACTTCGACGAGGACTACCAGTGGGAGCGCGCGGCCGACGAACTCCTCGAACACCACAAATAA
- a CDS encoding 2-oxoacid:acceptor oxidoreductase subunit alpha, whose amino-acid sequence MTGQELIWRIAGGSGDGIDSTSQNFAKALMRSGLHVFTHRHYPSRIRGGHTYVEVRASQEDVRSRGDGYNFLLALGDSFARNPQEEAYYGNEELKPLSENLDDLREGGVIVYDEGLLDEDDIAATELEARAEENDWHVYPLDLRSIAREHGREVMRNTAGVAATAALLDMDLSYFEELIEQNMSGDIMEANLDVLDQAYEQVQEMEHEHDLRIPESEPHEEDQVLLSGSNAITYGALDEGCRFIAGYPMTPWTDVFTLMSQHLPKFGGISEQVEDEIAAAALALGASHTGVKAMSGSSGGGFALMSEPLGLAEMTETPIVLLEAMRAGPSTGMPTKPEQADLEHVLYTSQGDSARVVFAPGNIRECYDQTRQAFRIAYEYQIPSIVVYDQKLQGELRNVDESFFDRQPNADPGSVLTEEEIAEAAHHSSGKFQRFLHEPEDGSNVSPRSVPGQEGGRYLATGNEHNPSGHISEDPDNRIAQMNRRLDKLDDIRADLDENSSHQTYYGPEDADHGILIWGSHQDTAFEAVDRLNDAGHSVKALGVSDMMPYPVEEVSEWLESVDEALVVEMNASGQFRGLTQKEIGRFGPKLSSLLKYNGNPFEPAEIVEGFETSIDGEELAATNMKYVPAAGD is encoded by the coding sequence ATGACAGGCCAGGAACTAATCTGGCGAATCGCGGGCGGTTCCGGTGACGGGATCGACTCGACGAGTCAGAACTTTGCAAAGGCCCTGATGCGCTCGGGACTGCACGTTTTCACCCATCGACACTATCCCTCGCGCATCCGGGGCGGCCACACCTACGTAGAGGTACGCGCGAGCCAGGAAGACGTCCGGTCTCGCGGCGACGGCTACAATTTCCTTCTTGCCCTCGGAGACTCCTTCGCACGGAATCCACAGGAAGAAGCGTACTACGGGAACGAAGAGCTCAAACCCCTCTCGGAGAACCTCGACGACCTCCGCGAGGGCGGCGTGATCGTCTACGACGAGGGACTCCTCGACGAGGACGATATCGCGGCGACGGAGCTGGAGGCGCGTGCCGAGGAGAACGACTGGCACGTGTATCCGCTCGATCTCCGCTCTATCGCCCGGGAACACGGCCGCGAGGTCATGCGCAACACCGCCGGGGTCGCGGCGACCGCCGCGCTGCTCGACATGGATCTCTCCTACTTCGAGGAGCTCATCGAGCAGAACATGTCCGGCGACATCATGGAGGCGAACCTCGACGTGCTCGACCAGGCCTACGAGCAGGTCCAGGAGATGGAGCACGAACACGACCTGCGCATCCCCGAATCCGAACCCCACGAGGAGGACCAGGTGCTCCTCTCGGGGTCGAACGCCATCACCTACGGCGCGCTGGACGAGGGCTGTCGGTTCATCGCCGGCTACCCCATGACGCCGTGGACCGACGTGTTCACGCTCATGTCCCAGCACCTGCCCAAGTTCGGCGGCATCTCCGAACAGGTCGAGGACGAGATCGCCGCGGCGGCGCTCGCGCTGGGTGCGTCCCACACCGGCGTCAAGGCGATGTCCGGCTCCTCGGGCGGCGGCTTCGCGCTGATGTCGGAACCACTCGGCCTCGCCGAGATGACGGAGACGCCGATAGTACTCCTCGAAGCGATGCGTGCCGGCCCCTCGACGGGGATGCCGACGAAGCCCGAACAGGCCGACCTCGAGCACGTCCTCTACACGAGCCAGGGCGACTCGGCCCGCGTCGTCTTCGCGCCCGGGAACATCCGGGAGTGTTACGACCAGACGCGCCAGGCGTTCCGCATCGCCTACGAGTACCAGATCCCGAGCATCGTCGTCTACGACCAGAAGCTCCAGGGCGAACTCCGCAACGTCGACGAGAGCTTCTTCGACCGCCAGCCCAACGCGGACCCGGGCTCGGTGCTCACCGAAGAGGAGATCGCGGAGGCGGCCCACCACTCCTCTGGCAAGTTCCAGCGCTTCCTCCACGAACCGGAGGACGGCTCGAACGTCAGTCCACGGTCGGTTCCCGGCCAGGAGGGCGGGCGCTACCTCGCGACCGGCAACGAGCACAACCCGTCGGGTCACATCAGCGAAGACCCCGACAACCGCATCGCGCAGATGAACCGTCGGCTCGACAAGCTCGACGACATCCGCGCCGACCTCGACGAGAACAGCTCACACCAGACTTACTACGGACCCGAGGACGCCGACCACGGCATCCTCATCTGGGGTAGCCACCAGGACACCGCCTTCGAGGCGGTCGACCGGCTCAACGACGCCGGCCACTCGGTCAAGGCCCTCGGCGTCTCCGACATGATGCCGTATCCGGTCGAAGAGGTCAGCGAGTGGCTCGAATCAGTCGACGAGGCGCTCGTCGTCGAGATGAACGCCTCCGGTCAGTTCCGCGGGCTGACCCAGAAAGAGATCGGCCGGTTCGGTCCGAAGCTCTCCAGCCTGCTGAAGTACAACGGCAACCCGTTCGAACCGGCAGAGATCGTCGAGGGCTTCGAGACCAGCATCGACGGCGAGGAACTGGCCGCGACGAACATGAAGTACGTCCCCGCGGCAGGTGACTAA
- a CDS encoding acyl-CoA dehydrogenase family protein has translation MELFDDDIVPEAAREVKQDAREFAEEHIAPNAADYYASGEYPHEILEAGMDAGLVAQDIGEEWGGRGFSLHQVLAIAEEFYRADAGIALTLQLASFGAEIVEEHGDDRQKEEFLRPVAENDQITGLAVSEPETGSDLAGMATTAEKDGDEWVLNGEKYWIGNGVEADWVTLYAKTGDDEDNRYGNYSLFIVPTDAEGYEAEHIPEKMAMRASKQAHIRLEDCRIPEDHLIGVEGAGFYMLADFFNHGRVIVGGQGVGLAAAAIEEASEFVHDREAFGRTVDEFQAVQHHLADMRLEFESARTLVWRAADKVADSDDAGYWAALAKTKATETATECAETGMQLHGGRSVLTDRRISRVFRDSRIPVIYEGANDVQRNLIYRQAPR, from the coding sequence ATGGAACTGTTCGACGACGACATCGTCCCCGAAGCGGCACGTGAGGTCAAGCAGGACGCACGCGAATTCGCCGAGGAACACATCGCGCCGAACGCCGCCGACTACTACGCCTCCGGGGAGTACCCCCACGAGATACTGGAAGCCGGGATGGACGCGGGCCTCGTCGCCCAGGACATCGGCGAGGAGTGGGGCGGTCGCGGCTTCTCGTTGCACCAGGTGCTGGCCATCGCCGAGGAGTTCTACCGCGCCGACGCCGGCATCGCACTGACGCTCCAGCTGGCGAGCTTCGGGGCCGAAATCGTCGAGGAACACGGCGACGACCGGCAGAAAGAGGAGTTTCTCCGGCCCGTCGCGGAGAACGACCAGATCACCGGCCTCGCGGTGTCTGAGCCGGAGACCGGGAGCGACCTAGCGGGGATGGCCACGACCGCCGAGAAGGACGGGGACGAGTGGGTCCTCAACGGGGAGAAGTACTGGATCGGCAACGGCGTCGAGGCCGACTGGGTGACCCTCTACGCGAAGACCGGCGACGACGAGGACAACCGCTACGGCAACTACTCGCTGTTCATCGTTCCCACGGACGCCGAGGGGTACGAGGCCGAACACATCCCCGAGAAGATGGCCATGCGGGCGTCGAAGCAGGCCCACATCAGGCTGGAGGACTGTCGGATCCCCGAGGACCACCTGATCGGCGTGGAGGGGGCGGGGTTCTACATGCTCGCGGACTTTTTCAACCACGGGCGCGTCATCGTCGGCGGCCAGGGCGTCGGCCTCGCCGCGGCGGCCATCGAGGAGGCCTCCGAGTTCGTCCACGACCGCGAGGCGTTCGGGCGGACCGTCGACGAGTTCCAGGCCGTCCAGCACCACCTCGCCGACATGCGCCTGGAGTTCGAGTCCGCGCGCACGCTCGTCTGGCGCGCCGCCGACAAGGTCGCCGACAGCGACGACGCGGGCTACTGGGCGGCGCTGGCCAAGACCAAGGCGACCGAGACGGCCACCGAGTGCGCCGAGACGGGCATGCAGCTCCACGGCGGCCGGTCTGTCCTCACCGACCGACGCATCTCCCGGGTCTTCCGTGACTCCCGCATCCCGGTCATCTACGAGGGCGCCAACGACGTCCAGCGGAACCTCATCTACCGGCAGGCACCGCGGTGA
- a CDS encoding chemotaxis protein CheC: protein MSLKIDIRKLGLFNQMAKEGGNTVADHLSQMTGMETEMEITKINFIDVADIKTHVGDQKQIGISIRLLEPPHGHILFLFNGASAKELARGMVGDMGETDPNGSGFTDMERSAIQEIGNIMTSAFIDGWANVLQTTIDIGPPNFTFGPGSGMVDELVGGRETDMSLMFDSRVHALNSDIDVTVYTFPELEELVSLMQQIDV, encoded by the coding sequence ATGAGTCTGAAGATAGATATACGCAAGCTGGGGTTGTTCAACCAGATGGCCAAGGAGGGCGGGAACACCGTCGCGGACCACCTGAGCCAGATGACCGGGATGGAGACGGAGATGGAGATCACCAAGATCAACTTCATCGACGTCGCCGACATCAAGACCCACGTCGGGGACCAGAAACAGATCGGCATCAGCATCAGACTGCTCGAACCGCCCCACGGCCACATCCTCTTCCTGTTCAACGGCGCGAGTGCCAAGGAACTCGCACGGGGCATGGTGGGGGACATGGGCGAGACGGACCCGAACGGCAGCGGGTTCACCGACATGGAGCGCTCCGCCATCCAGGAGATCGGCAACATCATGACCTCCGCGTTCATCGACGGCTGGGCGAACGTTCTCCAGACGACCATCGACATCGGGCCGCCGAACTTCACCTTCGGCCCGGGCAGCGGCATGGTCGACGAACTCGTCGGGGGCCGAGAGACGGACATGTCGCTGATGTTCGACTCGCGCGTCCACGCGTTGAACTCCGACATCGACGTCACGGTGTACACCTTCCCGGAACTCGAAGAACTCGTGTCCCTTATGCAGCAGATCGACGTCTGA
- a CDS encoding O-methyltransferase — MSDPLPDVTEEFARTLAPSADEVIEEMDARADREGFPTVGPAVGGWLRLLARSVDAERVFEFGSGYGYSAYWMAPALPEDGEIVLTEVDADELDDARENLERGGFADRARFEHGDAVETVERYDGPFDVVLIDNEKHRYAEAFEAVRDKVPVGGIVAADNAIEAGPLDFDDVRALLAGEDVAANEMSRGIADYLRTVGEDPEFETGLLPLGEGVAVSIRI; from the coding sequence ATGAGTGACCCGCTGCCCGACGTGACGGAGGAGTTCGCCCGGACGCTGGCGCCAAGTGCCGACGAGGTCATCGAGGAGATGGACGCCCGCGCCGACCGAGAGGGGTTCCCGACGGTGGGGCCGGCGGTCGGCGGGTGGCTCCGTCTGCTCGCCCGCTCCGTCGACGCGGAGCGAGTCTTCGAGTTCGGGTCGGGTTACGGCTACTCGGCGTACTGGATGGCCCCGGCACTGCCCGAGGACGGCGAGATCGTCCTGACCGAAGTCGACGCGGACGAGCTCGACGACGCCCGCGAGAACCTGGAACGCGGCGGGTTCGCCGACCGGGCCCGCTTCGAACACGGCGACGCCGTCGAGACCGTCGAGCGCTACGACGGTCCCTTCGACGTGGTCCTGATCGACAACGAGAAGCACCGCTACGCGGAGGCGTTCGAAGCCGTCCGCGACAAGGTTCCGGTCGGTGGAATCGTCGCGGCGGACAACGCCATCGAAGCGGGCCCGCTCGACTTCGACGACGTCCGTGCGCTACTGGCCGGTGAGGACGTCGCCGCCAACGAGATGAGCCGTGGCATCGCCGACTACCTCCGGACCGTCGGCGAGGACCCCGAGTTCGAGACGGGCCTGTTGCCGCTGGGGGAGGGCGTCGCCGTCTCGATCCGGATCTGA
- a CDS encoding right-handed parallel beta-helix repeat-containing protein codes for MALVLAVITVVAVGAGGGLAVADLGGPTVDAGAHDVQSENVTEGTDGDESASDADDDTEPSTETEPAETATSEPDDAGASGGGDAADEATATPSETPTATDTPTEATTETETPESTNPATADDATDAETGNASRQANETDGVNDTETPNESAADGELSACTVIDEPGQYELTGDVSGSGTCLVVEASGVVLDGNGHTVAGPGSGTGVQVAGGVSDVTVRDVDVSDWSVAVALGGSGASGPTANLVEVRATDSDTGVRLTEADGSAMQAVTASDNGDGVVLVDTADVQASDVTVDGNDGTGLWLARGVSESSFSIVQATDNGDRGIHVATGAVDNFVGDATVTDNGGPGVEFADSSDNVLADSRVERNGGPGVLSYPAGGDRLENVQIGDNGDGAYRDQAERAGAVADAVTLGDGASVQFDQGVTRLASVGTPDSLPEGTESAGPGVDVALRDGDGATATVTVPVDADGEVTAYQRVDGTWQEVDGVTVSDGEAEISVSQSGTVVPVVESAGDESAETTADDGTESAPGDDTVRADASSNEEAAASDATSAGDEATAGANTGSESDEPVPARRYAFDDDRFADVGASAAAQSENRTRTLVIGPAAVEEPIEYTFAVDGNVSKVTTGGVTADENDAISRTDGTVTVTGTTSAGDAYHVDGDLRSIRQTGGSTGFFVRFDTPIDANETQP; via the coding sequence GTGGCACTCGTACTGGCCGTGATTACCGTCGTCGCCGTCGGAGCGGGGGGTGGCCTGGCTGTCGCGGACCTCGGTGGACCGACCGTGGACGCCGGAGCACACGACGTCCAGAGTGAGAACGTCACTGAGGGGACGGACGGCGACGAATCGGCGAGTGACGCCGACGACGACACTGAACCGTCGACAGAGACTGAACCCGCAGAGACTGCGACGTCCGAACCGGACGACGCGGGCGCCTCGGGCGGCGGCGACGCGGCGGACGAAGCCACCGCGACGCCGTCAGAGACGCCGACCGCGACGGACACGCCGACGGAGGCGACCACCGAGACGGAGACGCCCGAGTCGACGAACCCGGCGACAGCTGACGACGCGACCGACGCGGAGACCGGGAACGCGTCCAGACAGGCCAACGAAACCGACGGCGTGAACGACACCGAGACGCCGAACGAGAGCGCGGCGGACGGTGAGCTGTCCGCCTGCACCGTCATCGACGAGCCCGGCCAGTACGAACTGACCGGTGACGTCTCCGGTTCGGGGACCTGCCTCGTCGTAGAGGCGAGCGGCGTCGTCCTCGACGGGAACGGACACACCGTCGCTGGGCCGGGAAGCGGCACCGGCGTCCAGGTCGCCGGCGGCGTCTCCGACGTGACCGTTCGCGACGTCGACGTCAGCGACTGGAGCGTGGCCGTCGCGCTCGGTGGCAGCGGGGCGAGCGGGCCGACGGCGAACCTGGTCGAGGTTCGAGCGACGGACAGCGACACCGGCGTCCGCCTGACCGAGGCCGACGGCTCTGCGATGCAGGCGGTGACGGCGAGTGACAACGGCGACGGCGTCGTGCTCGTCGACACGGCCGACGTGCAGGCGAGTGACGTCACCGTCGACGGGAACGACGGCACGGGCCTCTGGCTGGCCCGCGGCGTCTCCGAGAGCTCCTTCAGCATCGTCCAGGCCACCGACAACGGCGACCGGGGCATCCACGTCGCGACGGGCGCGGTGGACAACTTCGTCGGCGACGCGACGGTGACCGACAACGGCGGCCCGGGCGTCGAGTTCGCCGACAGTTCCGACAACGTGCTGGCCGACAGCCGCGTCGAGCGCAACGGCGGCCCGGGCGTGCTGAGCTACCCCGCCGGCGGTGACAGGCTGGAGAACGTCCAGATCGGCGACAACGGCGACGGCGCCTACCGCGACCAGGCGGAGCGAGCAGGTGCGGTCGCCGACGCCGTCACGCTCGGAGACGGCGCTTCGGTCCAGTTCGACCAGGGCGTGACCCGTCTCGCCTCGGTCGGGACTCCCGACTCGCTGCCCGAGGGGACCGAATCGGCCGGGCCGGGCGTCGATGTGGCGCTCCGGGACGGTGACGGCGCGACGGCGACCGTGACGGTGCCCGTCGACGCCGACGGCGAGGTCACGGCGTACCAGCGCGTCGACGGGACCTGGCAGGAAGTCGACGGCGTCACTGTGTCAGACGGCGAAGCGGAGATCTCCGTCTCCCAGAGCGGCACCGTCGTCCCGGTCGTCGAGAGTGCGGGCGACGAGTCCGCCGAGACGACGGCCGACGACGGCACGGAGAGCGCGCCCGGCGACGATACGGTGCGCGCCGACGCGTCGTCGAACGAGGAAGCCGCCGCGAGCGACGCGACGTCAGCAGGCGACGAGGCGACAGCGGGGGCGAACACAGGGTCCGAGAGCGACGAACCGGTGCCCGCGAGACGGTACGCGTTCGACGACGACCGGTTCGCCGACGTCGGCGCGTCCGCCGCGGCGCAGTCCGAGAACCGGACCCGGACGCTCGTCATCGGGCCGGCGGCGGTCGAAGAGCCCATCGAGTACACCTTCGCGGTCGACGGGAACGTCTCGAAGGTCACGACGGGCGGCGTCACCGCCGACGAGAACGACGCGATATCGCGGACCGACGGGACGGTCACGGTGACCGGAACGACGTCCGCGGGCGACGCCTACCACGTCGACGGTGACCTCAGGTCGATCCGCCAGACCGGTGGCTCGACGGGCTTCTTCGTCCGCTTCGATACCCCGATCGACGCGAACGAGACGCAGCCCTGA
- a CDS encoding helix-turn-helix domain-containing protein has product MQEFEFVVAYEAGADRLMDVFREHPSLSVRSSACYTDDSSMWRMDHASGSREAMARFDETFLDDTRCNECLNAPDCNTTREYHVLDRQPRGRTVYTFREEVHRCHSVPHFVVDHVGDGAVLQSHRTDNEYRWKALFPDEQPVGELFDAIEAELRDGLTLELAHLTQSGNWSAETRTAHKLSPEQHEMLEAAVAAGYYERPRETTVEELADELDVARSTAQYRLREAEDAIVTEFVRDAL; this is encoded by the coding sequence ATGCAGGAGTTCGAGTTCGTCGTCGCCTACGAGGCGGGGGCCGACAGGCTGATGGACGTCTTCCGCGAGCACCCGTCGCTGTCGGTCCGGTCGTCGGCGTGCTACACCGACGACTCGTCGATGTGGCGGATGGACCACGCCAGCGGCTCTCGCGAGGCGATGGCGCGTTTCGACGAGACGTTCCTCGACGACACGCGGTGTAACGAGTGTCTGAACGCACCGGACTGCAACACGACGCGGGAGTACCACGTCCTCGACCGGCAACCCCGCGGGCGGACCGTCTACACCTTCCGCGAGGAGGTCCACAGGTGCCACTCGGTCCCGCACTTCGTCGTCGACCACGTCGGCGATGGCGCCGTACTCCAGTCACACAGAACGGACAACGAGTACCGCTGGAAGGCCCTCTTCCCGGACGAGCAACCCGTCGGCGAACTGTTCGACGCCATCGAAGCGGAGTTGCGGGACGGACTGACGCTCGAACTGGCTCACCTCACCCAGTCGGGCAACTGGAGCGCCGAGACGCGGACGGCCCACAAGCTCTCGCCGGAACAACACGAGATGCTCGAAGCGGCGGTGGCCGCGGGCTACTACGAGCGCCCGCGGGAGACGACCGTCGAGGAACTGGCCGACGAACTCGACGTCGCCCGCTCGACCGCCCAGTACCGCCTGCGCGAAGCCGAGGACGCCATCGTCACCGAGTTCGTTCGCGACGCGCTGTGA
- a CDS encoding mechanosensitive ion channel family protein, producing MKRPLAFGSVLLAVGFGLASAYVGASSLDGELWGIPTGVEIGGVTFGMLGSKVLGAVAIVFAGYGLYLLAKRALDDRTPSKRRQHDVRNVLRLGFGVATVVALLGVATEQWVGVLFSLGVVGFAVTFALQQPLFSLIGWLYIMVKRPYQVGDRVAIEGSKGDVAEVDFLVTTLWEINGELVSSNQPSGRIITLPNSVVLSSHVKNYTREEFPFVWNELSIQVAYETDLAYAQDLLREEADDYLGDEMAARIARYRERLSETPVELEVQDRPSVNVVQEESWVEFRLRYLVHPRRGQRVRNELYRRILVAFNEAPERVKFPVSRNR from the coding sequence GTGAAACGACCGCTGGCGTTCGGGTCGGTGCTGCTGGCCGTCGGCTTCGGCCTCGCGTCGGCGTACGTGGGGGCCTCGTCGCTCGACGGCGAACTTTGGGGGATCCCGACGGGCGTCGAGATCGGCGGCGTCACGTTCGGGATGCTCGGGTCGAAGGTGCTCGGCGCCGTCGCCATCGTCTTCGCGGGCTACGGGCTCTACCTCCTCGCGAAGCGCGCGCTCGACGACCGGACGCCGAGCAAACGCCGCCAGCACGACGTGCGGAACGTGTTGCGGCTGGGGTTCGGGGTCGCGACCGTCGTGGCGTTACTCGGCGTCGCGACCGAGCAGTGGGTGGGCGTGCTGTTCTCGCTGGGGGTCGTGGGCTTTGCCGTCACCTTCGCCCTGCAACAGCCGCTGTTCTCGCTCATCGGCTGGCTCTACATCATGGTCAAGCGTCCCTACCAGGTCGGCGACCGCGTCGCCATCGAGGGGTCGAAGGGCGACGTCGCGGAGGTGGACTTCCTCGTCACGACACTGTGGGAGATTAACGGCGAACTCGTCTCCTCGAACCAGCCCTCGGGGCGGATCATCACGCTGCCCAACAGCGTCGTGCTCTCCTCGCACGTGAAGAACTACACGCGCGAGGAGTTCCCCTTCGTCTGGAACGAACTCTCCATCCAGGTCGCCTACGAGACGGACCTGGCGTACGCCCAGGACCTGCTGCGGGAGGAAGCCGACGACTACCTGGGCGACGAGATGGCGGCCCGCATCGCCCGATACCGGGAGCGCCTCTCCGAGACGCCGGTCGAACTGGAGGTTCAGGACCGCCCGTCGGTCAACGTGGTCCAGGAGGAGTCCTGGGTGGAGTTCCGGCTCCGGTACCTCGTCCACCCACGGCGCGGCCAGCGGGTGCGCAACGAGCTGTACCGGCGCATCCTGGTCGCGTTCAACGAGGCCCCCGAGCGGGTCAAGTTCCCCGTCAGCCGGAACCGGTAG
- a CDS encoding thioredoxin family protein, with translation MVELESEADVLHRGDEAPEFELRGTDGETYSLADFADRSAVLLVFTCNHCPYAQAKFDELNALADEYDDLAVVGVNANDPDEYPDDSFERMQDIVEDGTVDYDAYLFDETQAVAAGYGARCTPDPFLLANDGSGTFTVAYHGRLDDATNPDDEPTEREMKAHVETVLAGEEVTAEQRPSRGCSIKWRDGNEPDYWNA, from the coding sequence ATGGTCGAACTCGAATCTGAAGCAGACGTCCTCCATCGCGGCGACGAAGCACCGGAGTTCGAGCTCCGGGGGACCGACGGTGAGACGTACTCACTGGCAGACTTCGCCGACAGGTCGGCGGTCCTGCTCGTGTTCACGTGTAACCACTGCCCGTACGCGCAGGCGAAGTTCGACGAACTGAACGCGCTCGCCGACGAGTACGACGACCTGGCCGTCGTCGGCGTCAACGCCAACGACCCGGACGAGTACCCCGACGACTCCTTCGAGCGCATGCAGGACATTGTCGAGGACGGCACCGTCGACTACGACGCCTACCTCTTCGACGAGACGCAGGCCGTCGCGGCGGGCTACGGCGCCCGCTGTACGCCCGACCCCTTCCTGCTCGCTAACGACGGGAGCGGAACGTTCACTGTGGCGTACCACGGCCGCCTCGACGACGCCACCAACCCCGACGACGAACCGACCGAGCGGGAGATGAAAGCGCACGTCGAGACGGTGCTGGCCGGCGAGGAAGTCACCGCCGAGCAGCGGCCCTCCCGCGGCTGCTCCATAAAGTGGCGCGACGGCAACGAACCCGACTACTGGAACGCCTGA